The following proteins are co-located in the Labrys monachus genome:
- a CDS encoding L-serine ammonia-lyase, with amino-acid sequence MISVFDIFKIGIGPSSSHTVGPMRAAGRFVQSLRRQGHFVHTHRIETVLYGSLAWTGHGHATDIAVILGLAGEEPETVDPEAVAAIVEEAGARNMLALGGRRAMSFERTRDIVFDRKTPAKGHPNTLSFTAWDEDGTALLTEFYFSIGGGFVLAEGENPAAAQALEVPHPFRSGADLLQIGRAHGLTIGGIVLANETASQPEAVIRERLAHLRTVMDAAIDRGMSIEGELPGGLRVKRRAKALRERLLADAGRNVRAPHEIMDWVSLFAIAVNEENAAGGRVVTAPTNGAAGIVPAVLRYYRDFCDYSEAGADEYLLTAAAIGMLFKMNASISGAEVGCQGEVGVAASMAAGGLAAALGGTIEQVENAAEIGMEHHLGMTCDPIGGLVQIPCIERNAFGANKAIAAASLALRGDGTHKVSLDQVITTMRVTGADMQSKYKETSQGGLAVSAVEC; translated from the coding sequence ATGATCAGCGTCTTCGACATCTTCAAGATCGGCATCGGCCCCTCTTCGTCCCACACCGTCGGGCCGATGCGCGCGGCCGGACGCTTCGTCCAGTCCCTGCGGCGGCAGGGGCATTTCGTGCACACCCACCGCATCGAGACGGTGCTCTACGGCTCGCTCGCGTGGACGGGTCACGGCCATGCCACCGACATCGCCGTCATCCTCGGGCTCGCCGGCGAGGAGCCCGAGACCGTCGATCCCGAAGCGGTCGCCGCCATCGTCGAGGAGGCGGGGGCCAGGAACATGCTGGCGCTGGGCGGCCGGCGGGCGATGAGCTTCGAGCGAACCCGCGACATCGTGTTCGACCGCAAGACCCCCGCCAAGGGCCATCCGAACACGCTCTCCTTCACGGCGTGGGACGAGGACGGCACGGCCCTGCTCACCGAATTCTACTTCTCCATCGGCGGCGGCTTCGTGCTTGCGGAGGGCGAGAACCCGGCGGCGGCCCAGGCTCTCGAGGTTCCCCATCCCTTCCGCAGCGGGGCGGACCTGCTGCAGATCGGCAGGGCGCACGGCCTGACCATCGGCGGCATCGTGCTCGCCAACGAAACCGCGAGCCAGCCGGAGGCCGTCATCCGCGAACGCCTGGCGCATCTGCGGACCGTGATGGACGCAGCCATCGACAGGGGCATGAGCATCGAGGGCGAATTGCCGGGCGGCCTGCGCGTCAAGCGCCGCGCCAAGGCCCTGCGCGAGCGCCTGCTCGCCGATGCCGGCCGCAACGTGCGCGCGCCCCATGAAATCATGGACTGGGTGTCGCTCTTCGCCATCGCCGTCAACGAGGAGAACGCCGCCGGCGGGCGGGTGGTGACGGCGCCGACCAACGGGGCGGCAGGCATCGTGCCGGCGGTGCTGCGCTATTATCGCGATTTCTGCGACTATTCGGAGGCGGGCGCGGACGAATATCTCCTCACGGCCGCGGCCATCGGCATGCTCTTCAAGATGAACGCCTCGATCTCCGGCGCCGAGGTGGGATGCCAGGGAGAAGTCGGCGTCGCCGCCTCGATGGCGGCGGGCGGGCTCGCCGCCGCGCTCGGCGGCACGATCGAGCAGGTCGAGAATGCGGCCGAGATCGGCATGGAGCACCATCTCGGCATGACCTGCGACCCCATCGGCGGTCTCGTGCAGATCCCCTGCATCGAACGCAACGCCTTCGGCGCCAACAAGGCGATCGCCGCCGCCTCGCTCGCCCTGCGCGGGGACGGCACCCACAAGGTGAGCCTCGACCAGGTGATCACCACCATGCGGGTGACCGGCGCCGACATGCAGTCCAAATACAAGGAGACCTCACAGGGCGGTCTCGCGGTCAGCGCGGTGGAGTGCTGA
- the plsX gene encoding phosphate acyltransferase PlsX, protein MASKIRIALDAMGGDHGPAVVVPGADVALTHHPDLSFVFFGDEKIIRPLLEAHPKLAAASSVHHTDVAIRMDDKPSQALRYGRWKSSMWLAIEAIKNGEADATVSAGNTGALMAMARFCLRTMAEIERPAIAALWPTLRGESIVLDVGASIGADSEALIDMAVMGAAMARIVLGLERPTVGLLNVGVEEVKGLEMVREAGRVLREAHLPGMKYHGFVEGDDIGNGTVDVVVTEGFAGNIALKTAEGTAKQIASYLRSAMSRTLMARIGYLFARGAFASLRMRLDPRRANGGVFLGLRGIVVKSHGGTDAEGYAAAIDLAYDMVKQDLMTKITESLSFDHRAITAAATSTDAA, encoded by the coding sequence ATGGCTTCGAAAATTCGTATCGCTCTCGACGCGATGGGCGGCGACCACGGACCCGCCGTCGTCGTGCCCGGCGCCGATGTGGCCCTGACGCATCATCCGGATCTGAGTTTCGTCTTCTTCGGCGACGAGAAGATCATCCGTCCCCTGCTCGAAGCCCATCCCAAACTCGCGGCGGCGTCGAGCGTCCATCACACCGACGTCGCCATCCGCATGGACGACAAGCCGAGCCAGGCGCTCCGCTACGGCCGGTGGAAGTCGTCGATGTGGCTGGCCATCGAAGCCATCAAGAATGGCGAGGCCGACGCCACGGTGTCCGCCGGCAACACCGGCGCGCTGATGGCGATGGCACGTTTCTGCCTGCGGACCATGGCGGAGATCGAGCGCCCGGCCATCGCCGCGCTGTGGCCGACGCTGCGGGGCGAATCGATCGTGCTCGACGTGGGCGCGTCCATCGGCGCCGATTCGGAGGCGCTGATCGACATGGCGGTGATGGGAGCGGCCATGGCCCGCATCGTGCTCGGCCTGGAGCGACCGACCGTCGGTCTCCTCAATGTCGGCGTCGAGGAGGTCAAGGGCCTTGAAATGGTGCGCGAGGCGGGACGCGTCCTGCGCGAGGCGCATCTGCCGGGCATGAAATATCACGGCTTCGTCGAAGGCGACGACATCGGCAACGGCACGGTCGACGTCGTGGTGACCGAGGGCTTCGCCGGCAACATCGCGCTCAAGACAGCCGAAGGAACGGCCAAGCAGATCGCAAGCTATCTTCGCTCCGCCATGTCGCGCACCCTGATGGCGCGGATCGGCTATCTCTTCGCCCGCGGCGCCTTCGCCTCCCTGCGCATGCGGCTCGATCCGCGCCGGGCCAATGGCGGGGTTTTTCTCGGCCTCAGGGGCATCGTGGTCAAGAGCCATGGCGGCACGGACGCCGAGGGCTATGCGGCCGCGATCGACCTGGCCTATGACATGGTGAAACAGGATCTGATGACCAAAATTACGGAAAGCCTGAGCTTCGACCACCGCGCCATCACGGCCGCCGCGACCAGCACGGACGCGGCATAA
- a CDS encoding integration host factor subunit alpha, whose amino-acid sequence MAGNTVTRADLCEAVYQKVGLSRTESSELVELVLHEISSCLERGETVKLSSFGSFVVRSKGERIGRNPKTGKEVPISPRRVMVFKPSNILKAQINGETTEGVSED is encoded by the coding sequence ATGGCGGGAAATACCGTCACAAGAGCAGATCTTTGCGAAGCAGTGTATCAGAAGGTCGGCCTGTCTCGGACGGAATCCTCCGAACTCGTCGAACTGGTCCTCCATGAGATATCGAGCTGCCTCGAACGTGGCGAGACGGTGAAGCTGTCCTCCTTCGGCTCCTTCGTGGTGCGCTCGAAGGGCGAACGCATCGGCCGCAATCCGAAGACGGGCAAGGAGGTTCCGATTTCACCGCGCCGGGTGATGGTGTTCAAGCCATCCAACATCCTGAAAGCCCAGATCAACGGCGAGACGACCGAGGGCGTTTCGGAGGATTGA
- a CDS encoding beta-ketoacyl-ACP synthase III: protein MATLRSVVRGVGSYLPANRVTNADLAKIVDTSDEWIVQRTGIRARRRAADNEVTSDLATRAAERALESAGLTAADIDLIVLATSTPDNTFPATATTVQANLGMTHGAAFDVQAVCTGFVYGLTIADNFLRSGSAKRALVIGAEIYSRILDWTDRTTCVLFGDGAGAVVLEATMSDGSIQDHGILAARLRSDGRHKSKLLVDGGPSSTGTVGHLRMDGKEVFKLAVGMVPQILSDTLDDVGLPFEAVDWFVPHQANRRIIDATAEKLGLPPHKVVLTVEEHANTSSASIPLALDVAVKDGRIKKGDLVLLEAMGGGFTWGAALIRW from the coding sequence ATGGCAACGCTCAGATCCGTCGTCAGGGGTGTCGGCTCCTATCTGCCGGCGAACCGCGTCACCAATGCCGACCTCGCCAAGATCGTCGATACCTCCGACGAATGGATCGTGCAGCGCACCGGCATCCGCGCCCGCCGGCGGGCCGCGGACAATGAAGTGACGTCGGACCTCGCCACCCGGGCAGCCGAGCGCGCGCTGGAATCGGCCGGCCTCACCGCCGCCGACATCGACCTCATCGTGCTCGCGACCTCGACGCCCGACAATACGTTTCCCGCCACCGCCACCACCGTCCAGGCCAATCTCGGCATGACACATGGCGCGGCGTTCGACGTGCAGGCGGTGTGCACCGGCTTCGTCTACGGCCTCACCATCGCCGACAATTTCCTGCGCAGCGGCTCGGCCAAGCGTGCCCTCGTGATCGGCGCCGAGATCTATTCGCGCATCCTCGACTGGACGGACCGCACGACCTGCGTGCTGTTCGGCGACGGCGCGGGCGCCGTCGTGCTCGAAGCGACGATGAGCGACGGTTCGATCCAGGACCACGGCATCCTCGCCGCGCGCCTGCGCTCCGACGGCCGGCACAAGTCCAAGCTGCTGGTCGACGGCGGCCCCTCCTCGACGGGAACCGTCGGGCACCTGCGCATGGACGGCAAGGAAGTGTTCAAGCTCGCCGTCGGCATGGTGCCGCAGATCCTCAGCGACACGCTCGACGATGTCGGCCTGCCTTTCGAGGCGGTCGACTGGTTCGTGCCGCACCAGGCCAACCGGCGGATCATCGACGCCACCGCCGAGAAGCTCGGCCTGCCCCCGCACAAGGTGGTGCTGACGGTCGAGGAGCATGCCAACACCTCCTCGGCCTCCATCCCCCTCGCGCTCGACGTCGCCGTCAAGGATGGCCGCATCAAGAAGGGCGATCTCGTCCTTCTCGAGGCGATGGGCGGCGGATTCACCTGGGGTGCGGCTCTCATCCGCTGGTGA